The sequence ACCGTGTCCGTTTGGTCAAGCTTCAGCGGCTGGGGACTAGAGGTTGACGGCTGCAACAACACTCAACAACAGGCCTGCTACAACCCCCTTGTCAGATACAACCTTCTCCTGCCCCCTGAGGACGCTCACCCACACAACCCTAAAGATGGGGAGGGACTCACCCTAACTGTCCTCAACCAAAGGAATGCTGCTGTCATCTTTCACAAGGTACGGCCACTTTGCTTTCTCTCACAGAACAATCACTGCTGTACTCGTGAAATGCGTCTGCTTAGCTCTCAAAGCCAGATTTTTGCAATGCACACACTCAGTGACATAGCGGAAATACACACTGAGTAACTTGTGATGCTCCAAAATGCACATTCAAAATACACATCCAACTTCGCAGTTAGGGGCAATATTCTTTTCAGTAGGAGTGCGGCGTTCGCGCAGACAGCATCATGGGCACGCACTAATAAAGCGCATTTCCACAGGTGTTCCCGCTTGGCTACTACTGGGCGCACTATGCTGACCTACAGTGGCACTTGGATCGCGTGGCACCCGGACGCATCCTCGTCCTCACGGTAGCCGTCTCTGGCACTGTGGGACTCCGCCAAGCAGCCCAGCAACTCGCTGGCCTCGGCTCCCTCTTCGCCTTGCACCTCACGCCCATGGCACACTGGACCTGGGTCTTCGTCAAGGGCGGCCGCACCATCTCGGAGACAGTCATCCTTCAAGGACTAGCTCAACACCAAGCGCACCTCGTTCTGCCCCTCTCCGATGTACCCACGCCCACTGCTCCCTCCAATCAAACGCTGCAACAACAACGCTGGCACTACTGCCACCTTCACGCTGCCATGGGCGGACTTTGCGATGAGCACACTCCTGACCCACTGCCACCGCCCCCGCCGCCTACCCTCCAGCACCAATCCGCCCTCGCCGATGTGCCCGTCGTCGTCACAGCCGGTGCCCGCCACCAGTACCTCTACCACACCCTCAATACCCTCCTCACTGCCCCCGGGGCACAACGTAACAACGTGCTCGTCGTGCTTGGGGACGCACCACAGCCTACCACACAACTGCTACGTCTCATCAACGTCAACTTCACCAAAGTTCCTGTTCACGGGGAAGGCAACCTCAAACTCTTCCGTTACTACCGTAGCGTCTTCCAGTTGGTGGCTCGCACCTTCCCCGACGCCCCTGCAGTCATTTTCCTGGACGAGGACGTCGAGGTCTCCCCAGACTTCTTCTCCTTCATGAGCCAGACTCTGTGGCTTCTCCGCGAGGACCCCACACTCTACTGCATCAACGGTTATGGAGGATCTAAAGAATTATCATACGATGAGGCACAGGTTCTCCGTTCCGAT is a genomic window of Penaeus monodon isolate SGIC_2016 chromosome 10, NSTDA_Pmon_1, whole genome shotgun sequence containing:
- the LOC119578036 gene encoding protein O-linked-mannose beta-1,2-N-acetylglucosaminyltransferase 1-like, with the translated sequence MPTPTTRVRKLIALTTILLATPPGFSSDIKLKVDSRVTVSVWSSFSGWGLEVDGCNNTQQQACYNPLVRYNLLLPPEDAHPHNPKDGEGLTLTVLNQRNAAVIFHKVFPLGYYWAHYADLQWHLDRVAPGRILVLTVAVSGTVGLRQAAQQLAGLGSLFALHLTPMAHWTWVFVKGGRTISETVILQGLAQHQAHLVLPLSDVPTPTAPSNQTLQQQRWHYCHLHAAMGGLCDEHTPDPLPPPPPPTLQHQSALADVPVVVTAGARHQYLYHTLNTLLTAPGAQRNNVLVVLGDAPQPTTQLLRLINVNFTKVPVHGEGNLKLFRYYRSVFQLVARTFPDAPAVIFLDEDVEVSPDFFSFMSQTLWLLREDPTLYCINGYGGSKELSYDEAQVLRSDTQVSWGYAVSLDFVREALTYWQIKQEGSMYDYWLYSTVAKGRECAMPILSRTRHYGIGMNTEAWIHEFFFLNNPTVQVPMVQLEQVARLQLPLWRQHLDNSIRNATPLRANPCVSGFIPKSAIPQILVFYVNMDMKSDGSPDISDYFYVAHCVGTWGLSPHGLHEGVRTLQPSQHTTLHIVGVPYSTYSYLRPPTLLPWTMKNISESEKDIILDNFAARSRINTANDKLTTDDLVNLFTNTGHTTNE